A genome region from Myxococcales bacterium includes the following:
- a CDS encoding cytochrome C oxidase subunit IV family protein: protein MADHAHHDDHEHGLSHVAPVRVLLGTWGILMVLTVITVGATKIDLGASYNLALAMAIAAVKATLVLLFFMHLRYDKLFHSVMVAGGILAAALFVGFALMDSNQYQSAIIWNPAQPPAAPIGPPLVP, encoded by the coding sequence ATGGCTGACCACGCACACCACGACGACCACGAGCACGGCCTGTCCCACGTCGCCCCGGTCCGGGTCCTGCTCGGGACCTGGGGCATCCTGATGGTCCTCACCGTGATCACGGTGGGCGCCACCAAGATCGACCTCGGCGCGAGCTACAACCTCGCGCTGGCGATGGCGATCGCGGCGGTCAAGGCGACGCTGGTGCTGCTGTTCTTCATGCACCTGCGCTACGACAAGCTGTTCCACAGCGTCATGGTCGCCGGCGGCATCCTGGCGGCGGCGCTGTTCGTGGGGTTCGCGCTGATGGACTCGAACCAGTACCAGAGCGCGATCATCTGGAACCCGGCCCAGCCGCCGGCGGCGCCGATCGGCCCGCCGCTGGTGCCGTGA
- a CDS encoding cytochrome c oxidase subunit 3, with translation MFFSIYFAMTGLHGIHVLVGVFVFIWLLIRAIRGDFTPEYFGPIDYAALYWHLVDLIWIFLFPLLYLIH, from the coding sequence ATGTTCTTCAGCATCTACTTCGCGATGACCGGGCTCCACGGCATCCACGTGCTGGTGGGCGTGTTCGTCTTCATCTGGCTGTTGATCCGCGCGATCCGCGGCGACTTCACGCCCGAGTACTTCGGCCCGATCGACTACGCGGCGCTGTACTGGCACCTCGTCGACCTGATCTGGATCTTCCTGTTCCCGCTCCTGTACCTGATCCACTGA
- a CDS encoding cbb3-type cytochrome c oxidase subunit I, whose product MSAAVDTNASYLTATKGLKSWLFTLDHKRIGMMYLFGILGALLLGGAFALLVRAELWSPGETIAGKDMYNKFFTLHGAVMVFLVIIPGIPAALGNMVLPIQLGAPDVAFPKLNLASFYLWCLGATLLLVSVASGGLDTGWTFYTPYSLETKTAVIPAVMGAFVLGFSSIFTGLNFLVTIHKFRPKQMGWFQMPLNLWALYSTALMQVLATPVLGITLLLLFVERFMHIGIFDPTLGGDPVLFQHFFWFYSHPAVYIMIVPAMGVISEMITTFSRKPIFGYRFIAYSSIALALFSFLVWGHHMFVSGQSKLANMVFSALTFSVGIPSAIKVFNWTSTLYKGDIRLQTPMLYTLSFLIMFTIGGLTGIFLAILSIDVQLHDTYFVVAHFHYVMMGSTLIAFVGALHYWWPKLTAKMYPERVAQIAAVGVFIGFNLTFLPQFVMGSRGMPRRYWDYDPEFKIFHQLSTVGAFILGLSLFSVVCYLMWSLKYGTKAPQNPWGGTTLEWDAPTPPTVFNFPEPPELHELYNYDDLEELPEGGFVRKPRTGAKPPADH is encoded by the coding sequence ATGTCCGCCGCCGTCGATACCAACGCTTCCTACCTGACCGCGACCAAGGGGCTGAAGAGCTGGCTCTTCACCCTCGATCACAAGCGGATCGGGATGATGTACCTGTTCGGCATCCTGGGGGCGCTGCTCCTCGGCGGTGCCTTCGCGCTCCTGGTCCGCGCCGAGCTGTGGTCGCCGGGCGAGACCATCGCGGGGAAGGACATGTACAACAAGTTCTTCACCCTGCACGGCGCCGTGATGGTGTTCCTGGTGATCATCCCAGGCATCCCGGCCGCGCTCGGCAACATGGTCCTGCCGATCCAGCTGGGCGCGCCCGACGTGGCGTTCCCCAAGCTCAACCTCGCCAGCTTCTACCTGTGGTGCCTGGGCGCCACGCTGCTGCTGGTGTCGGTCGCGTCCGGCGGCCTCGACACCGGCTGGACGTTCTACACGCCCTACAGCCTCGAGACCAAGACCGCGGTCATCCCGGCGGTCATGGGCGCGTTCGTGCTGGGGTTCTCGTCGATCTTCACCGGCCTGAACTTCCTGGTGACGATCCACAAGTTCCGGCCCAAGCAGATGGGCTGGTTCCAGATGCCGCTCAACCTGTGGGCGCTGTACTCGACCGCGCTGATGCAGGTGCTGGCGACGCCGGTGCTCGGCATCACGCTCCTCTTGCTCTTCGTCGAGCGCTTCATGCACATCGGCATCTTCGACCCGACCCTGGGCGGCGACCCGGTGCTGTTCCAGCACTTCTTCTGGTTCTACTCGCACCCGGCCGTCTACATCATGATCGTCCCGGCGATGGGCGTGATCTCCGAGATGATCACGACCTTCTCGCGCAAGCCGATCTTCGGCTACCGCTTCATCGCGTACTCGAGCATCGCGCTGGCGCTGTTCTCGTTCCTCGTCTGGGGCCACCACATGTTCGTGTCGGGTCAGTCGAAGCTCGCCAACATGGTGTTCTCGGCGCTGACGTTCTCGGTCGGCATCCCGTCGGCCATCAAGGTCTTCAACTGGACCTCGACCCTCTACAAGGGCGACATCCGGTTGCAGACGCCGATGCTCTACACGCTGTCGTTCCTGATCATGTTCACGATCGGCGGCCTGACCGGCATCTTCCTGGCGATCTTGTCGATCGACGTCCAGCTCCACGACACCTACTTCGTCGTGGCCCACTTCCACTACGTGATGATGGGCTCGACGCTGATCGCGTTCGTGGGCGCGCTGCACTACTGGTGGCCGAAGCTGACCGCCAAGATGTACCCGGAGCGGGTCGCCCAGATCGCCGCGGTCGGCGTCTTCATCGGGTTCAACCTGACGTTCCTGCCGCAGTTCGTGATGGGCTCGCGCGGCATGCCGCGCCGCTACTGGGACTACGACCCCGAGTTCAAGATCTTCCACCAGCTGTCGACGGTCGGGGCCTTCATCCTCGGCCTGTCGCTGTTCTCGGTGGTCTGCTACCTGATGTGGTCGCTCAAGTACGGCACCAAGGCGCCGCAGAACCCGTGGGGCGGCACCACGCTCGAGTGGGACGCGCCGACGCCGCCGACGGTGTTCAACTTCCCAGAGCCGCCCGAGCTGCACGAGCTCTACAACTACGACGACCTCGAGGAGCTCCCCGAGGGCGGGTTCGTGCGCAAGCCGCGGACCGGCGCCAAGCCGCCGGCGGACCACTGA
- the coxB gene encoding cytochrome c oxidase subunit II, whose translation MKIVTKTLLPLALLAGLAVSSAAQPAPAAPATPDPAPAAAPDPAAAPAAAAPDPAPAAAPDPAAAAAPDPTAAAAAAAAPDPAAAAPDQAAPPAPPAAPAPAAEAPGATPWWEVLVGDIKDAKYEHNGNYWLPPSASTGAHGPDMLYIAMIGMSAFFFFAITGAIIYLVIKYRHRPGHKAQPSPSHSDALEITWTVIPTIICVILFVYGWRTYLQNVTVPEPRAENVVYVEGSKWNWSFRYYNGLEDNALHAPVDQPMKLVMTSRDVLHSFFIPVFRVKQDVVPRRYTYLWFQATKPGVYRVYCTEYCGTDHSQMKTKVVVHAPGMYEKYLADAYAKKAALSGDKLGASIYEKKGCIACHSIDGSPRIGPTWKGSFGTDIPLEGGGTVKMDEAYIKRSIEAPTSQIHAGFPPSMPVTPLSPKEIEGVIEYFKTLK comes from the coding sequence ATGAAGATCGTCACGAAGACGCTGCTGCCGCTCGCGCTCCTCGCCGGCCTCGCGGTCTCGAGCGCGGCGCAACCTGCGCCGGCGGCCCCTGCCACCCCTGACCCCGCGCCCGCGGCGGCGCCCGATCCCGCGGCCGCGCCAGCCGCGGCCGCGCCCGACCCCGCACCTGCGGCGGCGCCCGATCCCGCGGCGGCGGCGGCGCCCGATCCCACCGCGGCTGCGGCCGCGGCGGCGGCGCCCGATCCCGCGGCGGCGGCGCCCGATCAGGCCGCACCGCCTGCGCCTCCCGCGGCGCCCGCGCCCGCCGCCGAGGCGCCCGGCGCCACGCCGTGGTGGGAGGTGCTCGTCGGCGACATCAAGGACGCGAAGTACGAGCACAACGGCAACTACTGGCTGCCGCCGTCGGCGTCGACCGGGGCCCACGGCCCCGACATGCTCTACATCGCGATGATCGGGATGTCGGCGTTCTTCTTCTTCGCGATCACCGGCGCGATCATCTACCTGGTCATCAAGTACCGGCACCGGCCGGGCCACAAGGCGCAGCCGTCGCCGTCGCACAGCGACGCGCTCGAGATCACCTGGACGGTCATCCCGACGATCATCTGCGTGATCCTGTTCGTCTACGGCTGGCGCACCTACCTGCAGAACGTGACCGTCCCCGAGCCGCGCGCCGAGAACGTGGTCTACGTCGAGGGCTCGAAGTGGAACTGGAGCTTCCGGTACTACAACGGCCTCGAGGACAACGCCCTGCACGCGCCGGTCGATCAGCCGATGAAGCTGGTGATGACCTCGCGCGACGTGCTGCACTCGTTCTTCATCCCGGTGTTCCGGGTCAAGCAGGACGTGGTGCCGCGCCGCTACACGTACCTGTGGTTCCAGGCCACCAAGCCGGGCGTCTACCGCGTCTACTGCACGGAGTACTGTGGCACCGACCACTCGCAGATGAAGACCAAGGTCGTCGTGCACGCGCCCGGCATGTACGAGAAGTACCTGGCCGACGCCTACGCCAAGAAGGCGGCGCTGTCGGGCGACAAGCTCGGCGCCTCGATCTACGAGAAGAAGGGCTGCATCGCCTGTCACTCGATCGACGGCAGCCCGCGCATCGGCCCGACCTGGAAGGGCTCGTTCGGCACCGACATCCCCCTCGAGGGCGGCGGCACCGTCAAGATGGACGAGGCCTACATCAAGCGCTCGATCGAGGCCCCCACGTCCCAGATCCACGCCGGCTTCCCGCCGAGCATGCCGGTCACGCCGCTCTCCCCGAAGGAGATCGAGGGTGTGATCGAGTACTTCAAGACGCTCAAGTAG
- a CDS encoding SCO family protein — MLSRSLTIVVAGVALLGLARAASAQLAPGRPSGESELARPPAALTEAIKVDERLGAVVPLDARFRDADGRPTTLRAVLAGDLPTLLTFNYSNCPSLCSLQLNGLVKALAASRFVLGRQVQLVTIVLAPDEAPAEAARTRGHYLEALADLGAKVEPDGWRFLVAEQPDDDRQIHRVAEAVGFGYRYIETQREYAHPAVTIALAPSGVVTRYIHGVDVVPDELDETITRAGLAEPSSATGFVMACLHWDAKANSHRWGGTVMKFAALMFLVLGATVAGVLVARNRRRPGVKL, encoded by the coding sequence ATGTTGTCTCGCTCGCTCACGATCGTCGTCGCAGGCGTGGCCCTGCTCGGGCTGGCCCGCGCAGCCTCGGCGCAGCTGGCGCCGGGCCGTCCCTCGGGCGAGTCCGAGCTGGCGCGGCCGCCCGCGGCCCTGACCGAGGCGATCAAGGTCGACGAGCGGCTCGGCGCCGTGGTGCCGCTCGACGCGCGCTTCCGCGACGCCGACGGTCGGCCGACCACCCTGCGCGCCGTGCTGGCGGGGGATCTGCCGACGCTCTTGACGTTCAACTACTCGAACTGCCCGTCGCTGTGCAGCCTGCAGCTCAACGGCCTGGTCAAGGCGCTCGCGGCCAGTCGGTTCGTGCTGGGCCGGCAGGTCCAGCTGGTGACGATCGTGCTCGCGCCCGACGAGGCGCCGGCCGAGGCCGCGCGCACCCGCGGGCACTACCTCGAGGCGCTCGCCGACCTCGGCGCCAAGGTCGAGCCGGACGGGTGGAGGTTCCTGGTCGCCGAGCAGCCCGACGACGATCGCCAGATCCATCGGGTCGCCGAGGCGGTGGGCTTCGGCTACCGCTACATCGAGACCCAGCGCGAGTACGCGCACCCCGCGGTGACGATCGCGCTGGCGCCGTCCGGCGTGGTCACCCGATACATCCACGGCGTCGACGTCGTCCCCGACGAGCTCGACGAGACCATCACCCGGGCCGGGCTGGCGGAGCCGTCGAGCGCGACCGGGTTCGTGATGGCGTGCCTGCACTGGGACGCGAAGGCCAACAGCCATCGCTGGGGCGGGACCGTGATGAAGTTTGCGGCCCTGATGTTTCTCGTCCTCGGCGCCACCGTCGCGGGCGTGCTGGTCGCGCGGAACCGCCGCCGACCTGGAGTGAAGCTATAA